In a single window of the Neodiprion virginianus isolate iyNeoVirg1 chromosome 1, iyNeoVirg1.1, whole genome shotgun sequence genome:
- the LOC124310496 gene encoding uncharacterized protein LOC124310496: MFKLVVLAAVLAVVAAVPGGHTGVPISWGHGPIVAPQVISHAVPVLRAHVVHQPIAPVVHSPPVVTKTVLAGHGYAPVPVWGHH, from the exons ATGTTCAAGTTG GTCGTTCTCGCCGCCGTCCTGGCCGTCGTCGCCGCCGTTCCCGGGGGCCATACCGGAGTACCGATCAGCTGGGGCCACGGACCCATCGTCGCCCCCCAGGTGATCAGCCACGCCGTCCCGGTCCTGAGGGCCCACGTCGTCCACCAGCCGATCGCCCCGGTGGTCCACTCCCCGCCCGTCGTCACCAAGACCGTGCTTGCCGGTCACGGATACGCCCCGGTCCCCGTCTGGGGCCACCACTAG